A single Ignavibacteriales bacterium DNA region contains:
- a CDS encoding PEGA domain-containing protein, translating into MKKLLYSVMVLSLGFFLASCDETTTDPDPVAGTGNIVLTSTPSGAQIFQGTTNSGKVTPDTLKNVTAGSVSITLKLSDYKDTTFTVTVTSGQTTTKAVTLTPVPLLVETFNDIQLFEKAASGFSGLDLSSGTRVNSTSADADIFFDVTEIKSQHLRPGTTLRYTDFYNGVTATNLDDGADAPAYSSTSGEWTYTKASTSTTYSFLYTNDLNFVKLKITSTGGGTGPSDPDKWVRVSYKYNQTARDRRF; encoded by the coding sequence ATGAAAAAACTTCTTTATTCCGTTATGGTCCTGTCGCTCGGATTTTTCCTTGCGTCATGCGACGAAACAACAACCGATCCGGATCCGGTAGCCGGCACAGGCAATATCGTTCTTACTTCAACTCCTTCAGGAGCTCAGATTTTCCAGGGTACAACCAACTCTGGCAAAGTTACTCCTGATACTCTGAAGAATGTAACTGCCGGTTCAGTAAGCATCACTCTGAAACTGAGTGACTACAAGGATACAACCTTCACTGTAACAGTCACCTCAGGTCAGACTACAACCAAAGCTGTTACTTTAACCCCGGTTCCGCTTTTAGTTGAAACCTTCAATGATATCCAGCTCTTTGAAAAAGCTGCAAGCGGTTTCTCAGGACTTGATCTCTCATCAGGCACCAGAGTTAATTCTACCTCAGCAGATGCTGATATCTTCTTTGATGTAACCGAAATAAAGAGCCAGCACCTCCGTCCTGGCACCACACTTCGTTACACTGATTTCTACAATGGCGTAACTGCTACCAATCTTGATGACGGCGCAGATGCTCCTGCTTATTCAAGCACCAGCGGTGAGTGGACCTATACTAAAGCAAGTACTTCAACTACGTATAGCTTCCTCTATACCAACGATCTGAATTTTGTAAAACTGAAAATCACCTCAACCGGCGGCGGCACAGGCCCATCCGATCCGGATAAGTGGGTAAGAGTTTCTTACAAATACAATCAGACCGCAAGAGACAGAAGATTCTAA
- a CDS encoding PEGA domain-containing protein, with the protein MNFKILLLQSIMAMLLLNSCSDEKPTEPNEPVYGYVYIVTQPDSAEIFVNDISTSKFSPDTIKVPVGNQKISIKKSGYRDTTLTVTVVKEEYILRTIQLLPGVTGSIYINSNPANAKIYVNGVNTNKATPNTISGLLPKSYEFTLKKVGYYDVTFFVNIISGETIVRNVDLLVAPPGSIVIGSFPSGAQIYNNGINTGKTTPDTINNLYGVNNFTLKLTEFYDTTFSVEALPGEVVTKNIVLTQEIIPILSFSNIKLFEKASSNYSGLNLASGTLVNSNSSDADIYLDIVDLKSQHLRPGTTLRYTDFYNNIFSVNIEDGIDAPFYSSTSGDWTYSKSGNSITYSFLYTNSLNYVKLIINSKGGGTGPTDPFRWVIVSYKYNQTQRDTRF; encoded by the coding sequence ATGAACTTCAAAATCCTTCTCCTGCAGAGCATTATGGCAATGCTTCTGCTAAACTCATGTTCCGATGAAAAACCAACTGAACCAAACGAACCAGTTTATGGCTATGTTTATATTGTCACCCAGCCGGATAGTGCCGAAATATTTGTAAACGATATAAGTACTTCCAAATTCTCACCTGATACAATTAAAGTGCCCGTTGGCAATCAAAAAATTTCAATTAAAAAAAGCGGTTATCGAGACACTACTTTAACAGTGACGGTAGTTAAAGAGGAATATATTTTGAGAACAATTCAGCTTTTACCTGGCGTCACTGGCAGCATCTACATTAATAGTAATCCCGCTAATGCGAAAATATACGTAAATGGTGTCAATACAAACAAAGCAACTCCAAATACAATTTCAGGTCTCCTGCCAAAGTCATATGAGTTTACCTTAAAAAAAGTAGGCTATTACGACGTGACCTTTTTTGTTAATATAATCTCAGGTGAAACTATCGTCAGAAACGTCGATTTGTTGGTGGCTCCACCAGGCTCTATAGTGATTGGCTCATTTCCATCTGGCGCCCAGATATATAATAATGGTATAAACACTGGCAAAACTACTCCAGACACGATAAACAATCTATATGGAGTTAATAATTTTACACTTAAACTAACTGAATTTTACGATACAACTTTTTCTGTAGAAGCACTACCTGGAGAAGTAGTTACAAAGAATATAGTGCTGACACAAGAAATAATACCAATTCTGTCTTTTTCAAACATTAAACTATTTGAAAAGGCGAGTTCGAATTATTCGGGGTTGAATCTTGCTTCAGGGACATTGGTTAATTCAAATTCTTCAGATGCAGACATTTATCTTGATATTGTTGACCTAAAAAGTCAGCATTTAAGGCCTGGTACAACACTTCGTTACACTGATTTTTATAATAATATTTTTTCAGTTAACATCGAAGATGGTATTGATGCGCCATTTTACTCAAGCACCAGTGGTGATTGGACTTACTCAAAATCCGGAAATTCAATAACTTACAGTTTTCTTTATACTAATAGCCTCAACTATGTTAAGTTAATTATAAATTCAAAAGGGGGCGGTACCGGACCAACAGATCCGTTTAGATGGGTTATTGTTTCGTACAAGT